A part of Haladaptatus caseinilyticus genomic DNA contains:
- a CDS encoding glycosyltransferase family 4 protein, with product MAKPTHRLTYLIDGLNVGGAQVGMARLLQQLDPERFDITVVGLEGKGNGVVSLLPDHVTVIDLEIDPKFRLDGLTPLWKLLSKTDILVTSLFHSLVIGTVLGNLQRVPVILGWQNSAGYTSTLRKKISRNAFKGCDQILADSEAVASMVRTEGVSNSNITVVPIAGVDLETYISVTEPTRDDGVIRVGSIGQLIPAKNYDCLIDCAMELDDGIEFHVVGDGPQREDLETRVLEQVPSRVTFHGEIPPDEIPSFLAGLDIYFQPSRREGLCITVIEAMACGLPIVGSTAGGISESVEEGRTGLLAPADAKDKHCQHLRMLADNENLRSQFGQAGRERVSSNYSATALEAGFLDAVSRAIGQSNT from the coding sequence ATGGCCAAACCCACGCATCGGTTGACGTATCTCATCGATGGCCTCAATGTCGGTGGCGCACAGGTCGGAATGGCCCGACTATTACAGCAACTCGATCCCGAGCGATTCGATATTACGGTTGTTGGCCTCGAGGGCAAAGGGAATGGAGTTGTCTCGTTGCTTCCGGATCATGTTACAGTCATCGACCTGGAGATAGATCCGAAGTTTCGACTGGATGGTCTTACTCCCCTATGGAAGTTGCTCAGTAAGACCGACATTTTGGTCACATCGCTCTTTCATTCTCTCGTTATCGGCACCGTTCTCGGCAACCTACAGAGAGTTCCAGTCATCCTCGGCTGGCAAAATTCGGCGGGATACACGAGCACGCTAAGGAAAAAGATCTCCAGAAATGCTTTTAAGGGGTGTGATCAAATCCTCGCCGACTCCGAGGCAGTTGCATCAATGGTACGGACTGAGGGTGTCTCGAATTCGAATATCACCGTCGTTCCGATCGCAGGCGTCGATTTAGAGACATATATCTCAGTTACTGAACCAACACGCGATGATGGAGTGATTCGCGTGGGTTCGATTGGACAACTCATCCCTGCTAAGAATTACGACTGTCTAATAGATTGTGCAATGGAGTTAGATGATGGGATCGAATTTCATGTTGTCGGCGATGGTCCACAACGTGAGGACCTAGAAACACGTGTTTTGGAGCAAGTCCCTAGCCGTGTTACCTTTCATGGCGAAATCCCACCGGACGAAATCCCGTCGTTTCTTGCTGGACTCGACATTTACTTTCAACCGTCTCGCCGAGAAGGACTCTGCATCACGGTTATCGAAGCGATGGCATGCGGCCTTCCGATAGTGGGAAGCACGGCCGGGGGTATCTCTGAATCAGTTGAAGAAGGCCGAACCGGACTTCTGGCACCGGCGGATGCGAAAGACAAACATTGCCAGCACCTACGAATGCTCGCCGATAATGAAAATCTACGGAGTCAGTTCGGGCAAGCAGGACGAGAACGAGTCTCCTCTAACTATTCGGCCACAGCACTTGAAGCCGGGTTCCTCGATGCAGTCTCTCGTGCGATTGGGCAGTCCAATACATGA
- a CDS encoding alkaline phosphatase family protein, translated as MSANVWYLKLLDELHSELHKFINLQDQHHDEERGTVLPEVVTKKARSVAEEYPNKRLIIHYLQPHQPYIGPTGRERFKVSPGLRETLQQSDVNDELLRTAYQENLDLVLDSVADLLPSLEGRTIVTADHGEMLGERGRPVPVRTYGHFSGLYHDELVTVPWLVIDEGQRKEIISESPSVQLDDQDTEEVDERLRQLGYKV; from the coding sequence GTGTCTGCAAATGTCTGGTATCTCAAACTACTTGATGAGCTTCACAGTGAACTCCACAAATTCATCAACCTACAGGACCAACATCACGATGAAGAGCGTGGAACGGTCCTTCCTGAAGTAGTCACGAAAAAAGCACGGAGTGTGGCCGAAGAATATCCGAATAAGCGACTCATCATCCATTATTTGCAGCCCCATCAGCCTTATATTGGGCCGACTGGACGCGAACGGTTTAAAGTATCCCCCGGACTTCGAGAGACACTCCAACAAAGCGATGTGAATGACGAATTGCTACGGACAGCGTATCAAGAAAACCTCGACCTCGTGCTCGATTCGGTTGCTGACCTTCTACCCTCCCTCGAAGGTCGGACGATTGTTACTGCAGACCACGGGGAAATGCTTGGTGAGCGGGGGCGGCCTGTGCCAGTTCGAACGTATGGTCACTTTAGCGGGCTTTATCACGACGAACTGGTGACTGTACCATGGCTCGTTATTGATGAGGGACAGCGAAAGGAAATCATTTCGGAGTCACCTTCGGTCCAATTGGACGACCAGGACACAGAAGAGGTAGACGAGCGACTGCGGCAACTTGGATACAAGGTATAA
- a CDS encoding glycosyltransferase family 4 protein: protein MKIAFIHPSWPGSEGTGATHSATQVAKGLAERGNEVHVFCTEPIDNVSTTEENMTLKYLPAEGRLHHYQYNLKLNHTLKERASEFDKYDIVHSYLTILIPGLEAIGKRTSASTVATLNAYGGVCPKNDLYYLDEQQCKSASFAKCTSCIAQTSDNTDENPIRLTASRLANLKLVMEGKRNLDHLDAFRAPSGHVRENYVRHEFPEDKIQVIPHPLNSDFLVDHRSEFTEPYRLLYVGFLKQKKGVEELIPIVTRLRELTDAQFTLSIVGKGPSEKRMREQTQQLGVEDIVEFRGFMSNEELPNIYANHDLFVYPSLWEEPLGRVYIESLATGTPIVSSAYGSIEEIIGDGGVAVHGGPDSFAHEISSLFSGRTLKEMSAAAICEAQKFRREAVVNRIEKMYEQIVIDE, encoded by the coding sequence ATGAAAATTGCGTTCATTCACCCTAGTTGGCCAGGAAGTGAAGGGACTGGTGCGACCCACAGCGCTACACAGGTTGCGAAAGGACTTGCCGAACGGGGTAATGAAGTGCATGTCTTCTGCACGGAGCCAATAGACAATGTATCGACAACAGAGGAAAATATGACACTTAAATATCTACCTGCTGAGGGTCGCCTCCACCATTATCAATATAACTTAAAACTGAACCATACGCTAAAGGAGCGTGCTTCGGAATTCGACAAGTATGATATCGTCCACAGTTATCTCACAATTCTGATTCCCGGGCTTGAAGCTATTGGGAAGCGGACCTCTGCATCGACTGTTGCGACATTAAATGCATACGGTGGCGTTTGCCCAAAAAACGACCTATATTATTTGGATGAGCAACAGTGTAAGAGCGCCTCGTTCGCTAAATGCACATCTTGCATCGCGCAGACGAGTGATAACACGGATGAGAATCCCATCCGTCTTACTGCCAGCCGATTAGCAAACCTCAAACTGGTAATGGAGGGTAAGCGTAACTTGGACCACCTCGATGCGTTTCGAGCGCCCTCCGGGCATGTTCGAGAAAACTACGTGCGTCACGAGTTCCCCGAGGACAAAATTCAGGTGATTCCCCACCCGCTCAACTCAGATTTCCTTGTTGACCACCGAAGCGAGTTCACGGAACCCTATCGGCTCCTTTATGTTGGATTTTTGAAACAAAAGAAGGGGGTTGAAGAGCTAATTCCAATAGTCACACGGCTTCGAGAACTAACCGACGCACAGTTTACGCTTTCCATCGTTGGGAAAGGCCCAAGCGAAAAACGAATGCGCGAACAAACTCAGCAGCTGGGTGTCGAGGATATTGTTGAGTTCCGCGGGTTCATGTCAAACGAAGAACTCCCCAATATATATGCGAATCACGATCTCTTTGTTTATCCGAGTCTCTGGGAGGAACCACTGGGTCGAGTATACATAGAATCCCTGGCTACTGGGACGCCGATCGTTTCGTCTGCATACGGGAGTATTGAGGAAATAATAGGTGATGGAGGTGTGGCTGTCCACGGGGGGCCCGATTCGTTCGCTCACGAGATATCATCATTATTCAGTGGTAGGACACTGAAGGAGATGTCTGCTGCAGCTATTTGCGAAGCACAGAAATTTCGCCGGGAAGCCGTTGTCAACCGGATTGAAAAAATGTACGAACAGATAGTGATCGATGAATAA
- a CDS encoding O-antigen ligase family protein → MGDAKNYGSLFNCAFVVSLLLPFAFIVRQDIAVSGIGIEKLVFVTVMVIWIGSIAQRRSIRVPNMYHMAAILLIFWNLSSILWTTSTSKTVAILPNSFVILVVVLMIWDLYRTATQMNIAASSYSATSFIFSILIFRNYVLGIAYGPGRYTALGVNPNVIALPLLLSIPISWRLIQRRYFTGYFSIFTKLQLLIVPAAVILTGSRQGLIGLILVFSYPVWSLISERTTSIPSWKVLVPTVITGIVFLMESRDVLDRFLTIPTAVLSGDFGSRGVQWIAGWTLFQDSMVVGIGANTFNTAIEPLIGYQVAPDNTYLLVLYELGIIGIIFLFSLLAILFYIDQRNGNSVYNSWTAILVTWCVIGLVNDLIWVPLYWYLFTWLVADRSGNQGVSTWNLSVSEWLLSRQHITD, encoded by the coding sequence GTGGGAGACGCTAAAAATTACGGTTCGCTATTCAACTGTGCGTTTGTAGTTTCTCTACTGCTGCCATTTGCATTCATAGTTCGACAAGACATTGCAGTCTCTGGAATTGGAATCGAAAAACTCGTTTTTGTAACCGTCATGGTGATCTGGATCGGGAGTATAGCCCAGCGAAGATCTATTCGTGTTCCAAATATGTATCATATGGCTGCTATTCTTCTCATCTTTTGGAATCTAAGCAGCATTCTCTGGACAACGAGTACGAGTAAAACAGTAGCAATACTCCCAAATAGCTTCGTCATACTTGTTGTCGTATTAATGATATGGGACCTTTATCGTACCGCGACACAGATGAATATTGCTGCGTCGTCGTATTCGGCCACCTCGTTTATATTTTCAATACTTATATTCCGGAACTATGTGCTCGGCATCGCCTATGGACCCGGCAGATACACTGCACTTGGAGTAAATCCCAATGTTATCGCACTTCCTCTTCTCCTCAGTATCCCGATTTCGTGGCGGCTTATTCAACGCCGCTACTTCACCGGGTATTTCAGTATTTTTACGAAATTACAACTCCTCATTGTCCCAGCAGCGGTCATACTGACTGGCTCTCGGCAAGGTTTGATTGGGCTTATCCTTGTTTTCTCCTATCCAGTATGGTCACTCATATCTGAACGTACAACGTCTATTCCTAGTTGGAAAGTGCTCGTCCCAACAGTAATCACTGGTATCGTTTTTCTCATGGAATCTCGAGATGTCCTTGATCGATTTCTAACCATTCCGACAGCTGTTTTGAGCGGGGACTTCGGAAGTCGTGGCGTTCAGTGGATCGCAGGATGGACTCTCTTTCAGGATTCGATGGTTGTCGGAATCGGAGCCAACACGTTCAACACCGCGATCGAACCCCTCATCGGCTATCAGGTCGCTCCCGACAATACGTATCTTCTTGTATTGTACGAATTAGGCATCATCGGAATAATATTTTTATTCTCACTATTAGCAATCCTGTTTTATATCGACCAGAGAAACGGGAATTCGGTATATAATTCATGGACAGCGATTTTAGTCACGTGGTGCGTTATCGGGCTCGTTAATGATCTCATTTGGGTGCCACTTTATTGGTACCTCTTCACATGGTTGGTTGCGGATCGAAGTGGTAATCAGGGAGTTTCGACTTGGAATTTGAGTGTTTCTGAATGGCTACTTTCGCGGCAACATATAACAGATTGA
- a CDS encoding lipopolysaccharide biosynthesis protein, whose protein sequence is MNLRRIFSDALVSSSRILAALLRAIVVIPIFTNVLGADGYGIWAALMVTIELFASTGGLHLHGALIRFAPDNGLSETFSDILSLGTIAAIGSGSLFWMIAMALPLSNLLGGEVQSANIAAVGGLLIATRILSDIVINYPRADNQVKLYELLYISRTTIEIAAIVIAVLVTPTVLAAAIALASVWFASLLLIPVFGRHAVTRPSVARFGEYLRYGVPMAPSEISGTLLTHADKYIILWMLSPAATGIYTVAYNIVRFFPQVGGVFNSTLYPNISAAWENDKVNAIQDFYSIFFRGYAILMIPAAVGISLLAEPALQFLSTPEIAAKGKDLIPILVVGLLIQGVEYPVSYIFTSAKRTEVIAKLTFLSVLVNLILNILLIPSIGLKGAATATLTAQVIKTALLIYYSRRFVPLSLPIHDIGRATFSTAIMAAVLSLVPTTGLSSLTHLIVHAGLGASVYLVILTIIGGIRHRDIESIRHLIQ, encoded by the coding sequence ATGAATCTCAGGCGGATTTTTTCGGATGCACTCGTCTCATCTTCACGGATTTTGGCGGCACTGTTGCGTGCTATTGTCGTCATACCGATTTTTACCAATGTGCTGGGTGCCGATGGATATGGTATTTGGGCAGCGTTGATGGTCACCATTGAACTGTTTGCCTCTACCGGTGGCCTTCATCTTCACGGAGCTCTCATTCGCTTCGCGCCCGATAACGGTCTCTCGGAAACATTCTCAGATATACTCTCATTGGGAACGATTGCCGCTATCGGTAGCGGGAGCCTTTTCTGGATGATAGCAATGGCTCTGCCACTTAGCAATCTACTTGGCGGCGAGGTTCAGTCAGCAAACATTGCTGCTGTCGGTGGATTACTCATTGCAACTCGAATTCTCTCGGATATTGTTATCAATTACCCTCGGGCAGACAATCAGGTGAAACTGTATGAACTGCTCTATATCAGCCGCACAACGATCGAAATAGCAGCGATCGTAATTGCGGTCCTAGTAACACCTACCGTTCTCGCTGCCGCAATCGCACTTGCTTCGGTCTGGTTCGCCAGTTTACTACTAATACCAGTATTTGGCCGTCATGCCGTAACTCGTCCGTCGGTAGCCCGGTTTGGTGAGTACCTCCGCTACGGAGTTCCGATGGCTCCCAGTGAGATTTCGGGGACGTTGTTGACACATGCTGACAAATATATCATTCTCTGGATGTTGTCACCCGCCGCTACAGGAATCTATACTGTCGCATACAATATTGTTCGGTTTTTTCCTCAAGTGGGCGGAGTATTCAACTCTACACTTTACCCGAACATCTCCGCTGCATGGGAAAATGACAAAGTCAATGCCATTCAGGACTTTTATTCAATTTTCTTTCGGGGTTATGCGATTTTGATGATCCCTGCGGCAGTCGGGATAAGTCTGCTTGCAGAGCCAGCACTTCAATTCCTATCTACGCCGGAGATTGCAGCAAAGGGCAAAGACTTGATTCCAATTCTGGTTGTTGGATTATTGATCCAGGGGGTAGAATATCCAGTCAGTTATATATTCACTTCTGCAAAGCGGACCGAAGTAATTGCCAAACTTACTTTTCTTTCAGTTCTTGTAAACCTAATCTTGAACATTCTTCTTATCCCATCTATTGGACTCAAAGGAGCAGCAACGGCAACCCTCACTGCACAGGTGATAAAGACAGCTCTTCTAATCTACTACTCTCGTCGATTTGTTCCCCTTTCACTACCGATTCACGATATTGGTCGGGCAACCTTCTCAACTGCTATAATGGCAGCTGTTCTCTCGCTTGTACCTACTACTGGCTTATCGTCACTCACACACCTCATCGTGCATGCCGGTCTTGGAGCAAGCGTATATTTAGTCATACTTACAATTATTGGCGGCATTCGTCATCGAGATATTGAAAGTATACGACATTTAATTCAATGA
- a CDS encoding glycosyltransferase, with the protein MTEESISVLMSVYRGEKADHVNAAIESIVEQSVSPDEIVVVKDGPLTADLDRILLEWRSEHPSLFKFVELEKNQGLGVALREGIQQCSYDLIARMDSDDIAHPDRLKTQLDFLKTNPEADVVGGYVAEFEGSVSNVKRVRTVPSDPHKLAKWARFRCPMNHPTVMYRREAVLDSGNYRGLRSMQDYDLWGRMLLCEKVLCNIPEVLVYARAGEDLYRRRGGLEYVQIEYQLQRDFLDWGFVSIPVFAANVASRTAVRFMPNQIREWIYSKFLRSDE; encoded by the coding sequence GTGACCGAAGAATCCATTTCCGTACTCATGTCTGTATATCGGGGGGAGAAAGCCGACCACGTCAATGCCGCTATCGAAAGTATTGTTGAACAATCTGTTTCTCCAGATGAAATCGTTGTGGTGAAGGATGGTCCACTGACCGCCGATTTAGACCGCATTCTCTTAGAATGGCGCTCGGAACATCCTTCGTTATTTAAATTCGTTGAGTTGGAAAAAAATCAAGGACTGGGGGTGGCACTCCGAGAGGGTATCCAACAGTGCTCTTATGACCTCATTGCACGTATGGACTCCGACGATATCGCTCACCCAGATCGACTGAAAACTCAACTCGATTTTTTAAAGACGAATCCGGAAGCTGATGTCGTAGGGGGATATGTCGCAGAATTTGAAGGCAGTGTATCGAATGTAAAACGGGTTCGGACAGTCCCATCAGATCCGCACAAACTTGCGAAGTGGGCACGGTTTCGGTGCCCGATGAACCATCCGACAGTCATGTATCGCCGGGAAGCGGTGCTTGATTCAGGGAATTACCGCGGATTACGTTCAATGCAGGATTATGACCTCTGGGGGCGAATGCTCCTTTGTGAGAAGGTACTTTGTAACATTCCAGAAGTGTTGGTATACGCGAGAGCAGGTGAGGATCTGTACCGTCGCAGGGGTGGATTAGAATACGTACAGATTGAATACCAACTTCAACGTGATTTTCTTGATTGGGGATTCGTCTCTATTCCAGTCTTCGCTGCAAACGTTGCGTCTCGAACGGCTGTTCGATTTATGCCAAATCAGATTCGTGAATGGATATATTCTAAGTTCCTGCGATCAGATGAATGA
- a CDS encoding GDP-mannose 4,6-dehydratase, which produces MQIVVTGAAGFIGGHLAEQFVKNGHDVVALDNFDEYYDIGIKKYNVESARDAAAESTGDYKLVKGDVRDESLVNSLVKDADFVFHQAAQAGVRTSVDDPQKPNSINVDGTLNVLDAARDSRTDRVILASSSSVYGKPQYLPYDENHPTTPVSPYGVSKLAGEQYARVYNEVYGLSTVSLRYFTVYGPRMRPNMAISNFVSRCMHGDSPIIYGEGDQTRDFTYIDDIVEANRSLLQTDAADGEILNIGSTDNISILELASVIRDEIAPNLDLEYADRHEADADHTHADISKASDLLGYEPTTSIRDGIVDFITWYRDNREWYGPLARNS; this is translated from the coding sequence ATGCAAATAGTAGTCACTGGTGCTGCAGGATTTATCGGTGGTCATTTAGCGGAACAGTTCGTCAAAAATGGGCACGATGTCGTTGCTCTCGACAATTTTGATGAATATTATGATATCGGGATTAAAAAATATAACGTCGAGTCTGCCCGTGATGCAGCAGCCGAATCTACCGGTGATTACAAACTCGTAAAGGGGGATGTCAGAGATGAATCCCTTGTTAACTCGCTCGTAAAGGATGCGGACTTTGTTTTTCATCAAGCAGCTCAAGCTGGTGTACGAACAAGCGTTGATGATCCGCAAAAACCCAACAGTATCAATGTCGACGGAACACTAAATGTGCTCGATGCAGCGCGTGATTCAAGAACGGACCGAGTCATTCTTGCTAGTTCATCATCGGTTTATGGGAAGCCACAGTACCTTCCCTACGACGAAAACCATCCGACAACCCCAGTGAGCCCTTACGGTGTTTCAAAGCTGGCAGGAGAGCAATATGCACGAGTGTATAATGAGGTGTACGGCCTCTCAACCGTATCGCTTCGATATTTCACAGTGTATGGGCCTCGAATGCGACCGAATATGGCCATCAGCAATTTCGTCTCACGGTGTATGCATGGTGATTCACCGATTATCTACGGTGAAGGTGATCAGACGCGCGATTTCACATATATTGACGACATTGTTGAAGCGAATCGCTCGCTTCTTCAAACTGATGCAGCGGACGGTGAAATACTGAATATTGGTAGTACCGATAATATATCAATTCTTGAATTAGCATCGGTTATACGAGACGAAATAGCTCCTAACCTTGATCTCGAATATGCCGATCGACACGAAGCCGATGCCGATCATACTCATGCAGATATTTCAAAGGCATCGGATCTTCTTGGATACGAGCCAACAACGTCGATTCGTGATGGCATCGTTGATTTCATCACATGGTATCGCGACAACCGCGAATGGTACGGCCCTCTCGCGCGAAATTCGTAG
- a CDS encoding sugar transferase, with the protein MPSGFRYRFASISGTILLVVLSVAIANYSPVQLFVTTSIPVVDQLPMTVMSDTQVAVAGLVSIFLITGCLFPMYKPRPRRILDTMFITEKQLIIAMLGLATIGYFDYSYRLPRSTLIIVMSLLAISLPLLFVVIRRRPRTKNKRAIVIGDDIRHIKDVLEVINTPVLGYVSPPSGYEIKNWERKQIVSDGGTEQPLAGVERLGGLSRLENILIENSIDVVILAFSTTDRAEFFGALDTCYKHGVTAKAPNRQIDSVLTKAKATEDDELVEIALEPWDWQDYLFKRTFDILFASTSLIILAPLLGIIALAIKLDSSGPVFYSQARTAEFGGTFQVYKFRTMLPDSESAEPEEDETNDRITRVGRVLRKTHLDEIPQLWTILTGGMSVVGPRAIWTEEEQQLEAKIDKWRKRWFVKPGLTGLAQVHGAKSTDPKTKLRYDLEYIRRQSFWFDIKIVARQVWYVVTDTCSMIFNIENKN; encoded by the coding sequence ATGCCCTCTGGATTCCGTTATCGCTTTGCAAGTATTTCTGGGACGATATTACTCGTTGTACTTTCGGTTGCGATTGCGAATTACTCACCTGTTCAGCTATTCGTCACCACCTCAATACCGGTGGTCGATCAGCTTCCTATGACGGTAATGTCTGATACCCAGGTTGCAGTGGCAGGTCTTGTTTCTATTTTCCTTATTACAGGGTGTTTATTCCCTATGTACAAACCACGCCCCCGTCGGATTCTGGATACTATGTTTATCACAGAAAAGCAGCTTATAATCGCCATGCTTGGGCTTGCAACAATTGGCTATTTTGATTATTCGTACCGTCTTCCACGTTCGACATTAATTATTGTAATGTCATTACTTGCGATTAGTCTCCCTCTCCTGTTCGTTGTTATCCGCAGACGCCCAAGGACAAAGAACAAACGAGCAATTGTAATTGGAGACGATATACGACATATAAAAGACGTACTTGAAGTAATTAACACACCCGTATTAGGGTACGTCTCGCCACCAAGTGGCTATGAAATTAAAAACTGGGAGCGAAAGCAAATCGTCTCCGACGGTGGCACCGAACAACCATTGGCAGGTGTCGAACGGCTTGGAGGACTCTCTCGATTGGAAAATATTCTGATCGAAAACAGTATTGATGTCGTTATCTTAGCATTCTCAACTACAGATCGAGCTGAGTTTTTCGGTGCATTAGATACGTGTTATAAACATGGTGTAACTGCGAAAGCACCCAACCGCCAGATTGATAGCGTACTCACCAAGGCTAAGGCAACTGAGGATGACGAACTTGTCGAAATTGCTCTCGAGCCATGGGATTGGCAGGATTATTTGTTCAAGCGCACATTCGATATTCTATTTGCTTCAACTAGTCTCATCATACTCGCACCACTTCTTGGCATTATTGCGCTAGCAATCAAGCTCGACAGTTCAGGCCCAGTATTCTATAGTCAGGCAAGGACTGCAGAGTTCGGTGGGACGTTTCAGGTATATAAGTTCCGGACAATGCTACCGGACAGCGAGTCCGCAGAACCAGAAGAAGACGAGACTAATGACCGAATAACTCGCGTTGGGCGGGTTCTTCGAAAAACACATTTAGATGAGATTCCACAACTCTGGACGATTCTTACTGGTGGGATGAGTGTTGTCGGTCCACGTGCAATTTGGACAGAGGAAGAACAACAGCTAGAAGCAAAAATCGACAAGTGGCGAAAGCGATGGTTTGTGAAACCTGGTCTAACAGGGCTAGCACAAGTTCATGGCGCTAAAAGTACAGACCCAAAGACAAAGCTCCGATATGATTTAGAATATATTAGAAGACAATCTTTTTGGTTTGATATAAAAATCGTCGCTCGACAAGTTTGGTACGTAGTGACTGACACATGTTCCATGATTTTCAATATTGAAAATAAAAATTGA
- a CDS encoding undecaprenyl-diphosphate phosphatase, giving the protein MSNNSLLVAIIAGVLQGIFEWLPISSEGNITLFLRAMGSQPEAALRFSLFLHAGTAIAAAVYYRGELEGVFKSIPEWRPDSAFQNRQAELSFLAVATVASGVVGLLAYKTLDAVVSELAGGGFVALIGLLLIGTGILLRTANQFQLGNRESPTLIDALLVGSMQGLAILPGVSRSGTTAGTLLFRGYNGSDAFRLSFLLSIPAAAGAGVLVVLETGGLPSVTPKAAVAALATSAVIGYLTIDILLRIVERVSFWAVCIGIGTMALLGGAFILFI; this is encoded by the coding sequence ATGTCCAACAATTCCCTCCTCGTCGCAATTATTGCTGGAGTCTTGCAGGGAATCTTTGAATGGCTTCCGATATCTAGTGAAGGGAATATTACATTATTTCTCCGAGCGATGGGAAGCCAACCGGAAGCCGCACTACGTTTTTCACTTTTCTTACATGCTGGGACTGCAATTGCTGCAGCGGTCTATTATCGAGGGGAATTGGAAGGAGTTTTCAAATCGATTCCGGAATGGCGTCCTGACTCGGCGTTCCAAAACCGTCAAGCTGAGCTCTCTTTTCTTGCTGTCGCCACTGTCGCGTCTGGAGTCGTCGGATTACTTGCGTACAAAACGCTTGATGCTGTTGTGTCTGAATTAGCTGGTGGTGGATTTGTAGCACTTATTGGTCTCTTATTGATTGGAACGGGAATCCTCCTTCGCACTGCAAATCAATTCCAATTAGGGAATCGTGAGTCACCCACCTTGATAGATGCGCTCTTAGTCGGTAGCATGCAAGGGCTAGCTATTCTCCCAGGGGTTTCTCGATCTGGAACAACTGCAGGAACTCTTCTGTTTCGGGGGTATAATGGTTCTGACGCGTTTCGTCTTTCATTTCTACTTAGTATACCGGCGGCTGCGGGTGCTGGGGTTTTGGTCGTTCTTGAAACGGGTGGCCTGCCTTCCGTCACACCTAAAGCAGCGGTTGCCGCACTTGCGACAAGTGCCGTTATAGGATATTTAACAATTGACATATTGCTGCGGATCGTAGAACGCGTTTCCTTCTGGGCGGTGTGTATCGGAATTGGAACGATGGCTTTACTTGGTGGTGCCTTCATTCTCTTCATATAA